The Seriola aureovittata isolate HTS-2021-v1 ecotype China chromosome 3, ASM2101889v1, whole genome shotgun sequence genome includes a region encoding these proteins:
- the snrpb2 gene encoding U2 small nuclear ribonucleoprotein B'' gives MDIRPNHTIYINNINDKVKKEELKRSLYALFSQFGQVIDIVAMKTMRMRGQAFVVFKELAAATNALRQLQGFPFYNKPMRIQYAKTDSEVIAKVKGTYGDKEKKKEKKKKAQEPAASLMKKPAVGSAAPVLSPAVQVPDNPPNYILFLSNLPEETNEMMLSMLFNQFPGFKEVRLVPGKHDISFVEFESDTQAGVAKDALQGFRITATCAMKITYAKK, from the exons ATGGACATCCGCCCGAACCACACCATctacatcaacaacatcaatgACAAAGTCAAGAAAGAAG AGCTGAAGCGCTCGCTCTACGCGCTCTTCTCACAGTTCGGTCAGGTCATCGACATCGTGGCCATGAAGACCATGAGGATGAGGGGGCAGGCCTTCGTCGTCTTTAAGGAGCTCGCCGCCGCCACCAACGCACTGAGGCAGCTGCAAGGCTTCCCCTTCTACAACAAGCCCATG AGGATACAGTACGCAAAGACCGACTCCGAGGTCATCGCCAAGGTGAAGGGCACGTACGGCgacaaggagaagaagaaggagaagaagaagaaagctcAGGAGCCGGCAGCGAGCCTCATGAAGAAACCGGCAGTG ggaTCAGCGGCTCCTGTGCTCTCACCTGCAGTCCAG gttCCGGACAACCCTCCAAACTACATCCTGTTCCTCAGTAACCTGCCGGAGGAGACCAATGAGATGATGCTGTCCATGCTGTTCAACCA GTTTCCCGGTTTCAAAGAGGTGCGGCTCGTCCCGGGGAAACACGACATCTCCTTCGTGGAGTTTGAGAGCGACACGCAGGCGGGCGTGGCCAAAGACGCGCTGCAGGGCTTCAGAATCACAGCGACCTGCGCCATGAAGATCACCTACGCCAAGAAGTAG